Part of the Phycisphaeraceae bacterium genome, CTTTGGGTCGTCTCCAGCTGGCGGTAGTACTCCTTCCGCTCCGACTCGATCTGTGACGACATGCTGTAGAACCGCTCGCGGCTCCGGTCGGCCCGGGCCAGCGCCATGTCCGCGATCGCGCGACCGATGCGGCCGTTGCCGTCGTCGAAAGGGTGCACCGTCACAAACCAGAAGTGCGCGACTCCGGCCTTGAGCACCGGGTCGAGCGATGGGCCCGACTCGAACCAGTGGAGGAACCGGGTCATCTCGCCGTCCAGCCGCTCGGCGACGGGCGCCTCGAAGTGCACCCGCTCGCGACCGATCGGTCCCGAGACTACCTGCATCGGCCCCGACTCCGCGGTCCGCCAACCGCCGACGGTGATCTTCCCCATGCCGCTCCGTCCTGTCGGGAAGAGCGCCGAGTGCCAGCCGAAGAGCCGCTCGGCGGTCAGCGGCGTGTCGTAATGCTGGGTCGCGTCGAGCATCATCTCGACAATGCCCTCGACATCGCGGCCCGCGGGAACCAGCCCGCCGACATCGAGCCCTAGCCGCCGCGCGATCGACGAGCGGACCTCGTCCGGGTTGAGCTTCTCGCCCTCGATCGCGGAGGACTTCACGACATCGCTGGTCAGGGCGTCGAGACTGGCTTCGGTCCGCAGGTCGAACCCCAGCCCCTCCATCTTGCCGAGCAGCCGCCCCTGACGATGGCGCACCGACGCCAGCGGCCCCGCGAGCGTCTCCGCGTTCCAGGTTAGGTCCGGCCAGCCCGGGAGGAGGTGAATGTACCGCATAATCGCCGCATCCTATGCGGTGATTATGGCATCTATTCACCGCAAACGCAAGAGCGAGGTTGAGCCAGAATCACCGCCGGGCTGCCCTGTGGACAACGGCTACGAGGTTTGACAAGGTTTGGCGGGGTATGCCATACTCTCGCCGAACAAGCGGAGGCGAAGTGACAAGAAGCGGGGCTGCCCAGCAACCAACCAAGCTCGACGGGTACCTGACTGTCGCCGAAGCGGCGACCTTTCTCGGCGTATCACCGTCGACGCTTCGCAATTGGGATCGCCTCGGCAAGCTCTCGGCGCACCGCCACCCCGTCAACGGCTACCGGCTCTACGACCCGTCCGACCTCCGCAACCTCCTCGATCGCGCACAGCGGAAGGGGGCCGGACAGTGACCACGGCATACCACGGCAAGTACCTGGCCCACGAACTCACCAAGCGATCCTCTTCCGACAATGTCGAGAAGCTCGCGGCCGTGCTCGCCGACGCGCAGGTCGACCTCAACCCGCACCAGGTTGAAGCTGCGCTCTTCGCGTTCCGAAGCCCTTTCTCCAAAGGCGCGATCCTCGCCGATGAAGTCGGGCTCGGAAAGACCATTGAGGCCGGTCTGCTCATCGCGCAGAAGTGGGCGGAGCGCAAGCGCCGCATCCTCGTGATACTGCCCGCCAACCTCCGTAAGCAGTGGGCCCAGGAGCTCGCCGACAAGTTCTTCATCCCTTGCGCCATCATGGAGAGCAAGTCCTTCAACGAAGCCGTCCGCAAGGGGAACCTCAATCCCTTCCAGCAGGACGCCGTCGTGCTCTGCTCGTTCCAATTTGCCCGGACGAAGGAGCCCTATGTCAAGCAAACGAACTGGGACCTTGTCGTCATCGACGAAGCCCATCGGCTCCGGAATGTCTACCGCGGCTCCAGCAAGATCGCGCAATCGATCAAAGAGTCCGTCGCGCCCTACCCCAAGGTTCTGCTGACCGCGACCCCGCTCCAAAACACACTCCTCGAACTCTTCGGGCTCGTGAGCATCATCGACGACTACGCCTTCGGCGATCTCAAGAGCTTCAAGGCGCGATTCGCCCGGCTCGGCAACGACTCTGATTTCACCGAACTCAAGGAACGCCTCAAGCCACTCTGCAAGCGAACGCTCCGCCGGCAGGTGATGCAGTATGTTCCCTACACCAACCGCCATGCGATCGTTCAGGAATTTACGCCTTCGGCGGAAGAGCAGCGGCTCTACGACCTCGTCTCAGACTACCTCCAGCAGCCCAATCTCTATGCGCTCCCGCCCAGTCAACGCAAACTCATGACGCTGATTCTCCGCAAGCTTCTCGCGTCATCCACCTACGCGATCTCGGGAACGCTGACGGGGCTCGTCTCCAAACTCGAGGACGCCGAGAAGCGGTCCGCCGCCGTAGACGCCCCCCCCGATGAGATCCCCGAGGACTGGGAAACCATCGACGAACTCGCCGACGAATGGGAGGGCGACGAGGACGCCGCACAACCTCGCGGCGACGAGCGCCTCACTCCCGGTCAACTCGAAGACCTGCGCCGCGAGAAAGAGCAACTCAAGGAGTTCCTGCGCCTTGCCCAGTCCATCGCGACCAACTCCAAGGGCGAAGTGCTCCTGACCGCGCTCCGTCGCGGTTTCGACGCCTCCGCCCAGGCCCAGCAGCAGGGGGGCGCCGCGACACTCCAGCAGAAGGCCGTTATCTTCACCGAATCCCGCCGCACGCAGGAGTACCTCTTCCGCGTCCTTGAGCAGACCGAGTTCAAGGGCAAGGTGATGCTCTTCAACGGCACGAACACCGATCCGCTCTCGAAATCGATCTACAAGGAGTGGCTGACGAAGCACGCCGGGACAGATCGCGTCACCGGCTCGCCCACCGCCGACATGCGCGCCGCGCTCGTCGATCACTTTCGGGAGGACGCCTCCATCCTCATCGCGACCGAAGCGGCCGCCGAGGGCATCAACCTCCAGTTCTGCAACCTCGTCGTCAACTACGACCTGCCCTGGAACCCCCAGCGCATCGAGCAGCGCATCGGGCGTTGCCACCGCTACGGGCAGAAGTTCGATGTCGTCGTCGTCAACTTCCTCAACAAGAACAACGCCGCCGACATCCGCGTGTACGAACTCCTCGACCAGAAGTTCGCCCTCTTCAACGGCGTCTTCGGCGCGAGCGACGAAGTCCTCGGAGCCATCGAGTCCGGCGTCGACTTCGAGAAGCGCATCGCCGACATCTACCAACGCTGCCGCGCCCCCGAGCAGATCAAAACCGAGTTCGATCAACTCCAGCAAGACCTCAGCGAGCAGATCGTCCAAGGGCAACGAGATGCCCGCGAGAAGCTCCTTGACAACTTCGACCAGGAGGTCGTCGAGAAGGTCCGCGTCCAGACCACCGGCGTGCTCGACCGCTTCAACCAGCAACTCTGGGATCTCACCCGCTTCGTCCTCGCCGATTCCGCGACCTTCAACGACGCCCATCACAGTTTTATGCTCTCGCGCAACCCGTTCAACCTCGCGCCCGACGAGGTCATCCACGCCGGGCCATACCGCATGGGCAAGGGAGTCACCGACGCCAACACCTATCGAGTCGGGCACCCGCTCGCCCAGCATGTCCTTGAACGCGGCCGCGCACTCCCAACCGACACCGCAGAGATCGTCTTCCGTCTGACCGGGAGCGGGCGCAACATCGCGATCCTCGATCCGCTCAAAGGTCGCTCGGGGTGGCTCGCGTGCTCGCTCCACACCATCACCTCGATCGAAACCGCCGACACACTCCTCCTCGCCGGCGTCACCGACGAGGGCGATACGCTCGACGAAGCCCAGTGCCGTCGTCTGTTCGACCTTCCCGGGAGCGCATCGTCGTGCAGTGGGCCCGCGGATTCGGTTCGCTCGACCCTCGCGTCTCAGACACACCTCGCCCGTGAGGCCGCGCTCGCCGCAGCGGAGTCGCGCGACAGCGACTGGTTCGACACGGAGATGCAGAAACTCGACCGCTGGGCCGACGACCGCAAACTCGCGCTCGAACAGGAACTCAAAGACCTCGACAGGTCGATCGTTGAGGCCCGGAGAGCCGCAGTCATCGCCGCGACACTCGCGGCCAAGCTGGAAGCTCAGAAAACGGTGAAAGAACTCGACGCCGAGCGCATGCGACGACGCAAGGACTATTTCATGGCCCAGGACGAGGTGGACGCCAAGAAGGGCCAGGTGCTCGACGAGATCGCCGCCCGTCTCCAGCGCAGCGACTCGCTGACCCCGCTCTTCACGATACGATGGAGGGTCGCATGAGCAAATCGCGCCTCATCCCGGCGGCCATCGCGTACGACTTCGACGGCACGCTCGCGCCCGGCAATATGCAGGAGCGTGAGTTCATCCCCGATGTGCAGATCACGCCGCAGACGTTCTGGAAAGAGGTCAAGGCGCTCGCAGAAGCGCATGACATGGACGAGATCCTCGCGTACCTTGAACTGATGTTGCAGAAGGCGAACGAGCGCAAGATTCCGATCCGGAAGGAGACATTCGAGAGGTACGGCAAGGCGTTGCGGTTCTTCCCCGGGGTCGATGGCTGGTTCGATCGGATCAACAAGCACGCCAAGGGGCTCGGGCTGTCCCTCAAGCACTATGTGATCTCGTCGGGCCTGCGCGAGATGATCAACGCCACGAGCATCGCGAAGCACTTCGCGTATGTGTTCGCGTCTGGCTTCCGGTACGACCACAACGGGGTCGCTTGCTGGCCCGCCCTCGCCGTCAACTACACCACCAAGTCCCAGTACCTCTTCCGCATCAACAAGGGAATCCCGAACTCCTACGACAACTCGCAGATCAACAAGTTCATGCCCAACGCGGACCGACCCCTCCCGTTCGAGAACATGATCTACCTCGGCGACGGCGAGACCGACATCCCGGCGATGAAGATGGTCACCTACCAGGGCGGGCGCGCGATCGCCGTTTACCCGAAACGCAAGAAGGGCGCCAAGGAAGCGTCCCGTCTCCTCGTCGAGCAGCAACGCGCCAACGGCGCGGCGCCCGCCGATTACAACGAGAATTCCCCCCTCGACAAGGCCGTTAAGGCCTATCTCGAAGAGATCGCGGCCCGCTGGCGGTTCCGCGCGGCGGCGAAGGTGTGACGACATGAGCAGAGCGAAGACCCGGCTGGAACTGACCTGGATCGGCAAGGACGAGCGCCCGAAGCTCGAACCGCGCATCCTCCTCGAAGACCCTGCGCTGTCCTACCACGCGAAGGAGCGTCGCTCGAAGGACGACCTCTTCGACAACCGGCTGATCTTCGGGGACAACCTGCTCGCGCTCAAGGCCCTCGAAGCCGAGTTCGCCGGGAAGATCAAGTGCATCTACATCGACCCGCCGTATAACATCGACGCCGCTCAGGGGCACTACCACGACAACCTTGAGCACTCGCAATGGCTGTCACTCATGCGTGACCGCTTTGAGCTCCTTAGGCGGCTATTGAGTGATGACGGATCGATGTGGGTCACCCTCGACGATGGTGAGGCACATTACTGCAAAGTCTTACTCGATGAGGTGTTTGG contains:
- a CDS encoding haloacid dehalogenase-like hydrolase, with amino-acid sequence MSKSRLIPAAIAYDFDGTLAPGNMQEREFIPDVQITPQTFWKEVKALAEAHDMDEILAYLELMLQKANERKIPIRKETFERYGKALRFFPGVDGWFDRINKHAKGLGLSLKHYVISSGLREMINATSIAKHFAYVFASGFRYDHNGVACWPALAVNYTTKSQYLFRINKGIPNSYDNSQINKFMPNADRPLPFENMIYLGDGETDIPAMKMVTYQGGRAIAVYPKRKKGAKEASRLLVEQQRANGAAPADYNENSPLDKAVKAYLEEIAARWRFRAAAKV
- a CDS encoding Fic family protein; amino-acid sequence: MRYIHLLPGWPDLTWNAETLAGPLASVRHRQGRLLGKMEGLGFDLRTEASLDALTSDVVKSSAIEGEKLNPDEVRSSIARRLGLDVGGLVPAGRDVEGIVEMMLDATQHYDTPLTAERLFGWHSALFPTGRSGMGKITVGGWRTAESGPMQVVSGPIGRERVHFEAPVAERLDGEMTRFLHWFESGPSLDPVLKAGVAHFWFVTVHPFDDGNGRIGRAIADMALARADRSRERFYSMSSQIESERKEYYRQLETTQRAGLDITAWLAWFLACLERALVAAEASTEAVLFKARLWDRVNRGQVNERQRLVINRMLSGFEGFLTTSKYAKLAKCSNDTALRDITELAGRGVFVRNPAKGRSTSYRLTDDAESVTDDR
- a CDS encoding MerR family DNA-binding transcriptional regulator; amino-acid sequence: MTRSGAAQQPTKLDGYLTVAEAATFLGVSPSTLRNWDRLGKLSAHRHPVNGYRLYDPSDLRNLLDRAQRKGAGQ
- a CDS encoding DEAD/DEAH box helicase; this translates as MTTAYHGKYLAHELTKRSSSDNVEKLAAVLADAQVDLNPHQVEAALFAFRSPFSKGAILADEVGLGKTIEAGLLIAQKWAERKRRILVILPANLRKQWAQELADKFFIPCAIMESKSFNEAVRKGNLNPFQQDAVVLCSFQFARTKEPYVKQTNWDLVVIDEAHRLRNVYRGSSKIAQSIKESVAPYPKVLLTATPLQNTLLELFGLVSIIDDYAFGDLKSFKARFARLGNDSDFTELKERLKPLCKRTLRRQVMQYVPYTNRHAIVQEFTPSAEEQRLYDLVSDYLQQPNLYALPPSQRKLMTLILRKLLASSTYAISGTLTGLVSKLEDAEKRSAAVDAPPDEIPEDWETIDELADEWEGDEDAAQPRGDERLTPGQLEDLRREKEQLKEFLRLAQSIATNSKGEVLLTALRRGFDASAQAQQQGGAATLQQKAVIFTESRRTQEYLFRVLEQTEFKGKVMLFNGTNTDPLSKSIYKEWLTKHAGTDRVTGSPTADMRAALVDHFREDASILIATEAAAEGINLQFCNLVVNYDLPWNPQRIEQRIGRCHRYGQKFDVVVVNFLNKNNAADIRVYELLDQKFALFNGVFGASDEVLGAIESGVDFEKRIADIYQRCRAPEQIKTEFDQLQQDLSEQIVQGQRDAREKLLDNFDQEVVEKVRVQTTGVLDRFNQQLWDLTRFVLADSATFNDAHHSFMLSRNPFNLAPDEVIHAGPYRMGKGVTDANTYRVGHPLAQHVLERGRALPTDTAEIVFRLTGSGRNIAILDPLKGRSGWLACSLHTITSIETADTLLLAGVTDEGDTLDEAQCRRLFDLPGSASSCSGPADSVRSTLASQTHLAREAALAAAESRDSDWFDTEMQKLDRWADDRKLALEQELKDLDRSIVEARRAAVIAATLAAKLEAQKTVKELDAERMRRRKDYFMAQDEVDAKKGQVLDEIAARLQRSDSLTPLFTIRWRVA